The Campylobacter concisus sequence ATGGTACGCTTGATGAGGAGCTAGCTAAAAAGATAAATGAAATTTACGTTGAAGTAATCATCGCTGCAAATGTTGATGAAGCAGCGCTTAAAGTCTTTGAGAGCAAAAAACGTATCAAAATTTTCACTCAAGATAATAAATTTTTAGTACGTGCAGATGATAAATTTGACTTTAAACATATTGATGGTGGCTTTGTATTTCAAGAAAGAGACTTCGTAAAAGACGAAGAGCTTGAAAATATGAAGCAAATGAGTAAAAAACATGCAAGTGGCAGCGAGCTAAAAGACGCTCAGATCGCGTGGAAAGTCGCTGCACTAACAAAGAGCAACTGCGTAGTTTATGTAAAAGATGGTGCGATGGTGGCTATTGGTATGGGTATGACAAGCCGTGTGGATGCTGCACGTGCAGCCGTGGCAAAGGCAAAAGAGCTCGAGATCGACCTAAATGGTTGCGTACTTGCGAGTGAGGCATTCTTTCCATTTAGAGATAGTATCGACATCGCTAGTAAGGTCGGTGTAAAATGCGTCATTGAACCAGGTGGTAGCATCAGAGATGATGAGGTGATAGAGGCCGCTGATGAGCATGGCATGTCGCTATATTTCACTGGCGTTAGACACTTCTTACACTAAAATTTAGGGGCGTTTGCCCCTTACTTCACACTTTATAACTTTAATTTTCGTATAATCTTTCAAAAGCGAAAGGAGATAGAATGAAAAAGATCTTAAAATTTATCTTAATGGCGGCAGTGTTTTTTGGTCTAAATTTGATGGCAAAAGATGAGCTTATAAAGGAGCAGACGATGGCAGGACAAAATTTAAAAGAAATTTATCTAGCGGGTGGTTGCTTTTGGGGTATGCAAGGATATTTTAAAAAGATATTTGGTGTAGTGGATACAAAGGTAGGCTACGCAAATGGCAAGAGCAAAAATACTAGCTACCGCGAGCTTCATGAGAGCGATCATGCTGAGACACTTTATATAAAATATGATGAAAACAGAGTCGCTTTGGCTGAAATTTTGGCTCACTTTTTTAGAGTGATCGATCCGACCTCATTAAACAAACAAGGCAATGACGTAGGTAGGCAGTATAGAAGCGGGATTTACTATGTTAGCAAGGACGATCTGTCAGTCATTGAGAGCTTTATAAAGATAGAGCAAAAGAAATTTAAAGACAAGATCGTGGTTGAGGTAGCGCCGCTTAAAAATTTCGTCATAGGCGAGGAGTATCACCAAGACTATCTTGATAAAAATCCTTTTGGATACTGCCATATCGATCTAGGTTTAGCCGATAAACCGCTTTACGATGAGACAAAATTTAAGCCACTTAGTAAAGATGAGCTAAAGAAAAATTTAAGTAGCGAGCAGTATGCCGTGACGCAAGAAGCAGCGACTGAGAGGCCATTTAGCAGTGAGTATGATAAATTTGATCAAAAAGGCATTTATGTAGATATAACGAGTGGAAAGCCACTTTTCTCAAGTGCAGATAAATTTGATGCAGGATGTGGCTGGCCAAGCTTTACAAAGCCTATAACGACAACAGCTCTTTCATATAAGGAGGACAACTCGTTTATGATGAAAAGAGTCGAAGTTAAGTCGCAAAATAGCGATGCGCACCTTGGGCATGTTTTTGACGATGGCCCAAGCGATAAGGGTGGGCTAAGATATTGTATAAACGGTGCGAGCCTTAAATTTATACCGCTTGAAGATATGGCTAGGCTTGGATACGAGGAATTTATACCTTACGTAAAATAGCTTTTGTTGAAGCAAATCAATAGTTTAAAAAGTTTAATCAGAGTATAATTCTCCAAAATCAAAGGAGAAAAAATGAGTGATTTTTTCAAAAATGCGGAGCAATTTAGTGTTGATGGTGCAACTGTACCATTTTATAAATTTAATGAAAATGGTGTAAATTTTGTTGGCTTTGACTCACGTCCTTGCGTGCCGCCAGAGCCAATGGTTAATGCATTAATCGCTATTAAATTTGCTGATAAAAATACAAAAATTATGATGCTAAATCATAAATTTCCAGCTGGTCTTATACCAAAGATAGATAAGAGCTTTGACATAGAGCGTGAAGATATAGATGGTGGGGCTGTAAAGATGATTTTTAGCCTAAAAGACGGTGCAAACATAGAAGACGTAGATACGAGTCTTTGCCACTAAGATGCTTTTAAATACTTATGCACCACCATTTAAGCTAGTCGGTGGATATTTTATTGCTGGAATTTTGTTTTTGGCATTAAGTGTGCCGGCATTCTTTTATGCAGATTTTGATGCGATTAGCTCACTAAACACAGCTGGTTTTTTGCATATATTTTTTGTTGGCTTTGTTATGAGCATTATCATCGGAGCGCTCTATCAGCTAACCTCAGTCATCTTAGAAAAGCCGTTTTTTACTGCAAAAGGTGCTATTTTAAATTTGGCTATTTTTTGTCTATCATTGTTGGGCATGTGCTACGGGATGTTATTTGCTGAGGCTAAAATTTTACAAATTAGTGGAGTTTTGCTTTTTTGCTCGCTCGCTTTTTTTGCTACGACTTATGCATTAAGCTTTATGGATAATGAAAAAAGGAGCTTTGCAGCCTTTGCACTTTTTGTTTCAGCTATCTTTTTGATAATTGGAATAACGCTTGGTTTTTGCTTGCTTATGATACTTAGTGGCACGCTGATGCTTGATTTTGAGATGACACTAAAATTTCACGTTTATTTTGTGCTGGGATTTGTGTTTCTTGTGATACTTGGAGCTGCTAGTGTACTCTTACCTATGTTTGCACTAGCTCATGATCTAAAATTTACACTTAGTAAAGCCTCACTAGCATGCTATATTTTGGGTGGTATCTTACTAGGTTTTAATGAAAATTTGTCTGTTTTGTCAATATGTGTGGCAGCTTTACTTTTTATAGCTCAAGCATTTTATATTTTAAAAAAACGCGTTAGAAAGGCGTATGATTACTGGAATGTAAATATCGTACTTTCGTTGGTGGCTTTGCTTGGTGCTACTGTTTTTATAGCTTTAGACAAATTAAATTTAGCTGCGTATTTTTTAATATATGGCTTTTTGTTTGCTTTTATCGTAGCTCATCTTTACAAGATCGCACCATTTCTAATATGGTATCACTACGTAGCACCTTTTGTCGGAAAGGTAAAAGTGCCACTTCTTGATGCCATGATACTAAAAAAGATAGCTTATTTTGGTATAGCTTTTAATGCTATCTCGCTTCTTTGCTATCTTCTCTCAACTTGCTTTGAACTAGAAATTTTAGTGCAAGCTAGTATGATGTTTATAGCTCTTAGTATAGTTTTGCTATCGATAAATATAATAAATATTTTTAGATTTACTGGTTTTAAAGGATAAAAAATGAAAGAAAAAATTTATAACGCACTGTCAAATATCGTTGATCCAGAAGTTGGCTTTGATATCGTTTCGCTCGGACTTATATATGATGCGAGCTGCGATGAGAATGGCAAAGCAAAAGTTACTATGACGCTTTCAACCAAATCTTGCCCACTGCACGAAATGATACTTGGCTGGGTAGAAACTGCCGTGCTTGATATAGAAGGTGTCAAAGAGTGTGAGATCGATCTTGTCTGGGAGCCTGAGTGGAATATACAAATGGCAAGCGATTTTGTAAAAGCACAACTTGGAGTTTAAATTTTAAGTTTTTAGATTTGAAAGTTTGTAGATTTTTAATAAGCTAGAGAGCAAAGGCTCTCTAGAAATTTTAAGGAGTTTGTTTTTTTATTAATCCATTTGATGGCGCATAAATGATGGCACATCAAGCTGTGACATATAGTCTTCGTCATATCCACCACTAACTTTTTTAAGTCTTAATATACGCTCTTTTTTTATGATATCGCTTGCATTAGAAGTTTGTACTTCATCTTTTTTTTCAGCTTCTTTTTGTGAGCTTTGAAAACCTGTTGCTATTATTGTAACTTCAACTTTATTGTCTTCTATTTTGTCATCAGTTGTTGTACCAAATATAATTTCAGCATCTTCATCCGCTGCCTCATGAATAATACTCATCGCATTATTGATATCAGCTAGTGGGCAACTAGGGCTTATTCTAAAATGAACTAAAATACCAAATGCACCATTTATTGTCATGTTATCAAGAAGTGGTGATTGTATAGCATTTTTTATAGCTTCTTGCGCTGCATCCTCGCCACTTGCTTCGCCAACACCCATTAAAGCTAGTCCTCTATGGCTCATAATCGTTCTAACATCTGCAAAGTCTAGATTTATGTCGCTTTTTCCTGAGTCAAGTACGATCGTACTCATACCATTGACGGCTCTTGCAAGTACTTCATCAACCATTTCAAAGCTTTCTTTTATGCCAGCATTTTTATCAATTAATGTTAGGAGTTTATCGTTTGGAATGACAACAATAGAATCGCTTTCTTTCCTGAGTTCTTCAAGGCCACAATCAGCCAATTTTCTACGTTTTTTTCCTTCAAACATAAAAGGCATAGTAACAACCGCAACTGTTAGTGCACCAATATCTTTTGCAGCTTGAGCAACTACTGGAGCTGCACCTGTACCAGTTCCACCACCAAGTCCTGTACCGATAAAAACTATATCTGATGTCTCAAGTGCGCTTTTTACTTCATCGTAGCTCTCTTCAGCAGCAGCTTTTCCTATTTCAGGTCTCATGCCTGCACCTAGACCTTTTGTTGTTTTCTCGCCTAGTTGAATTTTCGTATGTGCAAGAGAATTTTCAAGAGCCTTAGCATCTGTATTAGCAACAATAAGATCTATATTTAAATTTGGATTAACTCTTATTATATGGTTGACCATATTGCCACCACCTCCACCTACACCTACGACCTTTATCTTTGCACCATAGATGCTTTTATTTTCTTCTACTGTGAAGCTACTCATTTTTGAAATTCTCCTTAAAATAATTGTGTAATACTATACCAAAATTTTGCAAAAGCATTTGGCTTTTTTTCTTGTTTGCTAATATCTGCAATATTGGCAAGCTCTTCTTTATTTTTTGATTTATTTGCTACCTCTAATTCAAAATCTTTATCAGAAAAACTATCCTCTTTTTCATTTGGATCCTGCACCTCTTGTCCAAAATTTTGTACGTTTTCTTCTTCTGCAAAAACATTTCTAAAATTTGCTTTCGGTTTTGAGGCTATTTCCCCTTGGTATCTCATTTTTTTCTCAGAATCAATTTCGTATGGGCTAAAGTTGCCAGCACCATATAAACAAAGTCCTATAGCACAAGAATTTGCTGGATCTCTTAAAATTTCAAATAATCCATCCATTTCTTTTGGTTTTGCTATACGAACTGGCATTTTATCAAATATCGCAGATGCAAGATCTCTAATGCCTTCTAACTTAGTCATACCGCCAGTAAGTATTATTCCAGCACCAATGCTATCTTTATAGCCACTATCTTCTAGCATCTTAGCAAGTACCATAAGGGTTTCTTCTGCTCTGGCATATATAACATTTGATATTATGTCTAGTGAAACTTCGTGGCTTTTTGTTTCATCTCCAAGGATCGGGAGCTCTATTAGATCAACTGACTTATTTATTAAAGCGCCATAGCCTAATTTTATCTCTTCTGCCTTTGGAAGTGGTGTATGCAGAGCCATAGAAAGATCATTTGTAATGTTTGCTGAGCCAACAGGTAAAAATTCATTGTATCTTATAGAATTTCCAGAATGCACTACAAGATTACAAGTAGCACCACCCATATCAACAAGTGCGGCACCAAGCTCTTTCTCATCTTTTGTTAATGTTGCTATCGCAGAAGCATATCCTGAAAGCACTATGTTATCTAGTTGAACGCCTGCTAAATTTACGGCTTTTCTTAGGTTGCTAATAGATGATTTTTGTACTGTAACAATATGTGTTTGCACTTCCAGTCTACTACCATTCATGCCTATTGGATCTTCAATGTGTTCTTGCCCATCTACTTTAAAATTATAAGGAAGAACATGTAATTTTTCATATTCATGAGGTATATCAGCTGTATGATCGGCCATTTGCATAGCACGTTCGATCTCTTTTATACCTATTTCATGATTTGGTATATTCACTACACCACTACTGTCAACGCTTTTCGTATACGCACCAGAAATAGAAACTATGACTTTTTCATAGCGTGTTCCTGCAACTCTTTGTGCTTCTATTAATGCATTTTTTATCGACTTTGCAGCTTGTTCAATATTAGTTATAACACCTTTTCTTATTCCCTGCGTTTTTTCAGTTCCAATTCCAATTATCTTAATACCATTTTCATCATGTTGTGCTATTACTGCACAAATCTGGAAAGAGCCGATATCTATACCTAAAATTTTTGTACTCAAGATAAATTACCTTTTGATATATTCTTTAATTTCATAGTATTTTTTTAGTTTGTTTGTTAAATCTTTTATTAACTCATTATTTTTAAGCATTGTAACGTTTTGCTGTGTTATTTGCTTATAGTTATTATCTATATTATCTACAAGCAACCTTTGTTCCAAAATATCGTATATAACGGCCTTATCTTCTAATATAACATAATCTTTTTTGTTGTTAGTTTCAAAAAGTTGAGAAACAAAAGCTCTAGTTTCACTTTCATTTAGTCCCAAGATAGAGCCATTTATATCTCTACTGATAAAGCCTATATCAGTTCCTTTGAAATTTTGTAAAGACTCTTTTGCTATGGTTATTAGGTTTTCTTTTTTCTTTTTATCTTTGTAAATTTCAAGCACCATTGCTCTTGCTTGTTCAAAACTCATAGGTTGTGGAGGAGTTATACTTTTTACTCTAACTATCAAATATCCATCTTTATATGTAAACGGTTTTATCACCTCACCAACTTTTGCCCCTTTTATTTCATCGAGCGAGAATGTCGCATTATCTTCATTTATACTAACAAATTCATTTGTTGCAAGCTCAGCTTTTTTGATAGAGGTATATTTTTTTAAAGCATCGGTCTTACTTTTCTCAATATTGTAGTCTTTGACAACTTCAGTCTTTACTTCGTCAAATGATTTGATTTTATCATCAGAGCCTTTGTATCTCTCCTTGTTATCGTTATAGTAGTCACTCAAAGTAGTTTGATTTACATCATTTTTATTTGACTCTATAAAGTATGTTTCTAGACCGTATATAGTCTTTGTCATATAGTTGTTTTTATCTGTTTCCCAAAGATTCTTTAGTTCTTTTTCATCTATTTTTATATCACTTTGATTAGCATTTATTATCTGTATTGCTAATTTGTCTTGCATAAAAAAGCTTGCTTCCATCATTGCAATGTCTTCTTTGCTAGCTGGTAAATTTAAAATAGTTCTAAGCTTATCAAGTAGTATTGTTAGTTTTAAATTTTCTTCAAAATCAGTTGGATTTATTCTAGCTCTTCTTAAAATATCGTAGTATAAATTTTTATCAAAAGTACCATCTTTTTGAAATGTTGGATCAGCGATTATATATTTTAAAATATCATCTTTGCTAACACTAAGACCTATATCGTCTGCAAAATTTAATAGTAAATTCTCTTGAATTGTAGCCTGAAGTGCAGCATTTTGTAAGCCTAACTCATTAGCCTTTTCTTGTGTTAATTTGCCATCGAAAAGATTGTTATAGTATTGATATAAGCTATCGTATTTTTGTTGTAGTTCTTGAATGCTTATATTTCTGTGTCCTACTTTTGCTACTGAGGTGGCTCGATTGCTGTTTAAATCATATGCTCCCCAGCCTACAAAGCCTGCTCCAACAAAGGCTATTGTACTTACCCAAATGGTAACAACTAGGTATTTTTTATGTTTTTGCATCCAAGACAACATTAAATTTTCCTTTAAAAGACTAACGAAATTTGTATGATATATTATATAAAATTGCCTTAAATAAGCTTAAAATAGGGGCTTTAAAAATACCTTTGTGAAGAATTTTGCTAACAATTTTTTAGCATTGTTAGCAAAATTCTT is a genomic window containing:
- the msrB gene encoding peptide-methionine (R)-S-oxide reductase MsrB, with amino-acid sequence MKKILKFILMAAVFFGLNLMAKDELIKEQTMAGQNLKEIYLAGGCFWGMQGYFKKIFGVVDTKVGYANGKSKNTSYRELHESDHAETLYIKYDENRVALAEILAHFFRVIDPTSLNKQGNDVGRQYRSGIYYVSKDDLSVIESFIKIEQKKFKDKIVVEVAPLKNFVIGEEYHQDYLDKNPFGYCHIDLGLADKPLYDETKFKPLSKDELKKNLSSEQYAVTQEAATERPFSSEYDKFDQKGIYVDITSGKPLFSSADKFDAGCGWPSFTKPITTTALSYKEDNSFMMKRVEVKSQNSDAHLGHVFDDGPSDKGGLRYCINGASLKFIPLEDMARLGYEEFIPYVK
- a CDS encoding peptidase M50, encoding MLLNTYAPPFKLVGGYFIAGILFLALSVPAFFYADFDAISSLNTAGFLHIFFVGFVMSIIIGALYQLTSVILEKPFFTAKGAILNLAIFCLSLLGMCYGMLFAEAKILQISGVLLFCSLAFFATTYALSFMDNEKRSFAAFALFVSAIFLIIGITLGFCLLMILSGTLMLDFEMTLKFHVYFVLGFVFLVILGAASVLLPMFALAHDLKFTLSKASLACYILGGILLGFNENLSVLSICVAALLFIAQAFYILKKRVRKAYDYWNVNIVLSLVALLGATVFIALDKLNLAAYFLIYGFLFAFIVAHLYKIAPFLIWYHYVAPFVGKVKVPLLDAMILKKIAYFGIAFNAISLLCYLLSTCFELEILVQASMMFIALSIVLLSINIINIFRFTGFKG
- a CDS encoding metal-sulfur cluster assembly factor, coding for MKEKIYNALSNIVDPEVGFDIVSLGLIYDASCDENGKAKVTMTLSTKSCPLHEMILGWVETAVLDIEGVKECEIDLVWEPEWNIQMASDFVKAQLGV
- the ftsZ gene encoding cell division protein FtsZ, with protein sequence MSSFTVEENKSIYGAKIKVVGVGGGGGNMVNHIIRVNPNLNIDLIVANTDAKALENSLAHTKIQLGEKTTKGLGAGMRPEIGKAAAEESYDEVKSALETSDIVFIGTGLGGGTGTGAAPVVAQAAKDIGALTVAVVTMPFMFEGKKRRKLADCGLEELRKESDSIVVIPNDKLLTLIDKNAGIKESFEMVDEVLARAVNGMSTIVLDSGKSDINLDFADVRTIMSHRGLALMGVGEASGEDAAQEAIKNAIQSPLLDNMTINGAFGILVHFRISPSCPLADINNAMSIIHEAADEDAEIIFGTTTDDKIEDNKVEVTIIATGFQSSQKEAEKKDEVQTSNASDIIKKERILRLKKVSGGYDEDYMSQLDVPSFMRHQMD
- the ftsA gene encoding cell division protein FtsA, encoding MSTKILGIDIGSFQICAVIAQHDENGIKIIGIGTEKTQGIRKGVITNIEQAAKSIKNALIEAQRVAGTRYEKVIVSISGAYTKSVDSSGVVNIPNHEIGIKEIERAMQMADHTADIPHEYEKLHVLPYNFKVDGQEHIEDPIGMNGSRLEVQTHIVTVQKSSISNLRKAVNLAGVQLDNIVLSGYASAIATLTKDEKELGAALVDMGGATCNLVVHSGNSIRYNEFLPVGSANITNDLSMALHTPLPKAEEIKLGYGALINKSVDLIELPILGDETKSHEVSLDIISNVIYARAEETLMVLAKMLEDSGYKDSIGAGIILTGGMTKLEGIRDLASAIFDKMPVRIAKPKEMDGLFEILRDPANSCAIGLCLYGAGNFSPYEIDSEKKMRYQGEIASKPKANFRNVFAEEENVQNFGQEVQDPNEKEDSFSDKDFELEVANKSKNKEELANIADISKQEKKPNAFAKFWYSITQLF
- a CDS encoding peptidylprolyl isomerase, producing the protein MLSWMQKHKKYLVVTIWVSTIAFVGAGFVGWGAYDLNSNRATSVAKVGHRNISIQELQQKYDSLYQYYNNLFDGKLTQEKANELGLQNAALQATIQENLLLNFADDIGLSVSKDDILKYIIADPTFQKDGTFDKNLYYDILRRARINPTDFEENLKLTILLDKLRTILNLPASKEDIAMMEASFFMQDKLAIQIINANQSDIKIDEKELKNLWETDKNNYMTKTIYGLETYFIESNKNDVNQTTLSDYYNDNKERYKGSDDKIKSFDEVKTEVVKDYNIEKSKTDALKKYTSIKKAELATNEFVSINEDNATFSLDEIKGAKVGEVIKPFTYKDGYLIVRVKSITPPQPMSFEQARAMVLEIYKDKKKKENLITIAKESLQNFKGTDIGFISRDINGSILGLNESETRAFVSQLFETNNKKDYVILEDKAVIYDILEQRLLVDNIDNNYKQITQQNVTMLKNNELIKDLTNKLKKYYEIKEYIKR